The Anastrepha ludens isolate Willacy chromosome 2, idAnaLude1.1, whole genome shotgun sequence genome contains a region encoding:
- the LOC128864872 gene encoding A-kinase anchor protein 17A isoform X1 gives MTEIQNIQNVSDCVPLYLPHSLYLKPLAKMTISVSLPVNKTGKSISHLDLMEKLSAALKPDKFFVLKTSKSTLEFIRFEAELEDRTRLRSAISRLDGVSLRLSGFSESFRVRATEPKDDFPTRHDWDSFFRDASNMDEMKAGERPDTIHLTHLPIRWFCPRHMENDDNVKPSESIFKRIFEKFGSVRCVDIPICDPYRNKMNTDINGMKTFSYEHGVLFEAYVQFDEYMGFVRAMDEFRGMKLVRKFVDKTQTINISVVFDKTKHLSDAQIQRRERVRKRLIQKAQSEEEELEKKKKEEIERQEHERQKEEQLKLAELEKQREREEKRKEKHLKKIQERGQIEISQKIRIEERKLMIAQRKLESIRILEQLFNRIKLKHEGKYSKHGNNQAPKTDMRGRLVEKYKLATEKLLTEQKKKVEEIKTKTPLMGLLKSGRSRRSESSDVDEEKAKQKTTVAPTEASNVPAIPAVGLNPLNPFKAVAALAAAGGATPGTLPPGYPPEAASEWMKSFSMFPYVPPVFGGMSALYRAPTPFPVSVNYRGYAPRIRGRGRGGRGRGRGSYDTSYYNSYKNSYEDEQYDDGDYRKESYSRSRNRSRSRSYSRSHSRSRSRKRHYSKRSRSRSRSRSRSRSRTPSHSRSRQRRTRSRSRSERRARSRSYTRSRSNSKSKTRRTSRSREDSKSRRSRTKSPTQPRANKKLVSTRRSYSTSDSSRSRSKSRSRTRSKRSWSRRGERFPMKRHIVLETDKLVRSAEEMKRTIEKVTQDRMRQEERVIKENFRHCKHNPTNAASTDVANAIVTSSENDMKDTNSIPKNGCTGTAVSSPAASKADEQAERSQSRERVRTHSYHSSHSRRNSYEREADAY, from the exons atgaCCGAAATTCAGAATATACAAAATGTATCAGACTGTGTGCCGCTTTATCTGCCACATAGTTTATATCTCAAGCCGCTGGCCAAGATGACGATATCAGTGTCACTACCCGTTAATAAAACGGGCAAATCCATTTCTCATTTGGATTTAATGGAGAAATTAAGCGCCGCGTTGAAGCCAGACAAATTCTTCGTTTTGAAA ACATCAAAAAGCACATTGGAGTTTATACGTTTCGAAGCTGAATTAGAAGATCGCACACGGTTGCGCAGTGCCATTTCTCGTCTAGATGGAGTGTCACTGCGTTTATCTGGCTTTAGTGAATCGTTTCGGGTGCGCGCAACGGAACCAAAAGATGACTTTCCTACGCGACACGATTGGGACTCATTCTTTCGTGATGCCAGCAATATGGATGAGATGAAGGCGGGCGAACGCCCAGACACCATACATCTAACACATTTGCCAATACGATGGTTCTGCCCCAGACATATGGAAAACGACGATAACGTGAAGCCGAGCGAAAGCATCTTCAAACGCATTTTCGAGAAGTTCGGCAGCGTACGTTGTGTTGATATACCAATATGCGATCCTTACCGCAATAAAATGAACACCGACATCAATGGCATGAAGACATTCAGCTACGAGCATGGCGTGCTCTTCGAAGC TTATGTACAATTTGACGAATACATGGGGTTTGTACGCGCCATGGATGAGTTTCGCGGCATGAAATTGGTGCGGAAATTTGTAgacaaaacacaaaccatcaaTATTAGCGTTGTTTTTGACAAAACAAAACATCTCAGCGATGCACAGATTCAGCGTCGGGAACGGGTGCGTAAGCGTCTAATACAGAAGGCACAAAGCGAAGAAGAGGAGctggaaaagaaaaagaaggagGAGATTGAAAGACAAGAGCATGAAAG gcaAAAAGAAGAGCAATTAAAATTAGCTGAATTAGAGAAGCAACGCGAACGAGAAGAGAAACGCAAGGAGAAACAcctgaagaaaatacaagagaGGGGCCAAATTGAAATCTCACAGAAGATACGCATCGAGGAACGGAAGTTAATGATAGCGCAAAGAAAACTGGAGAGTATACGCATATTGGAGCAGCTATTCAACCGcatcaaa CTGAAACATGAGGGCAAGTACTCTAAACATGGTAATAATCAAGCGCCCAAAACTGATATGCGTGGTCGGCTGGTCGAAAAGTATAAGTTGGCCACCGAAAAACTGCTCACCGAGCAGAAAAAGAaagtggaagaaataaaaactaaaactccATTAATGGGACTTTTGAAAAGCGGTAGATCTCGCCGATCTGAAAGCTCCGATGTTGATGAGGAGAAGGCAAAACAGAAAACCACTGTAGCTCCCACCGAAGCCAGCAATGTGCCTGCAATACCTGCTGTCGGTCTGAATCCGTTAAATCCCTTCAAAGCTGTGGCAGCACTAGCCGCTGCTGGTGGCGCTACCCCAGGAACTTTGCCACCGGGCTATCCACCTGAAGCGGCCAGCGAATGGATGAAATCGTTTTCTATGTTTCCCTATGTACCACCCGTGTTTGGGGGCATGTCTGCGCTTTACCGAGCGCCCACTCCCTTTCCAGTTTCCGTGAACTATCGTGGCTATGCACCGCGTATACGAGGAAGGGGACGTGGTGGTCGGGGACGCGGCAGAGGCTCTTACGATACTTCATACTACAACAGCTACAAAAATAGTTATGAAGACGAACAGTACGACGACGGCGATTATCGTAAAGAATCATATTCACGCTCCAG AAATCGTTCACGGAGCCGCTCCTACTCTCGGTCCCACTCACGCTCACGTTCACGTAAACGGCACTACTCTAAACGCAGTCGCTCACGTTCTCGTTCGCGAAGTCGTTCTCGTAGTCGTACGCCTTCTCATTCACGTTCCAGACAGCGTCGTACGCGTAGTCGATCACGCTCGGAGCGCCGTGCACGTTCGCGTTCTTACACGCGCTCCCGATCTAATTCTAAATCGAAAACAAGACGTACTTCGCGCAGTCGTGAGGATTCCAAGTCGCGTAGGTCACGTACAAAGAGTCCGACGCAACCACGCGCCAATAAGAAACTTGTATCTACACGTCGTTCATACTCCACATCCGATTCATCTCGCTCGAGATCCAAATCGCGATCGCGCACACGCTCGAAACGCTCCTGGTCACGACGTGGAGAACGATTCCCGATGAAACGACACATTGTGCTGGAAACTGATAAACTAGTCCGTTCAGCTGAAGAAATGAAGCGCACAATCGAAAAGGTCACCCAGGATCGCATGCGGCAAGAAGAGCGcgtaataaaggaaaacttccgC